Proteins from a genomic interval of Streptomyces fodineus:
- a CDS encoding chorismate synthase, producing MTAGVTIRTVHDVASLAAVADYFSDVWHTPRTAPPYPAEVLHSLVHAGGAVHGAYDGQRLAGACVAVLGADRGTYSLVAAADRGLGHAVKLAQRDWALGLGARTMRWTFDPLVGRNARFNLVKLGATGTEYLVDFYGPMTDGVNDGDESDRLTVTWQLTAPPAAYGSEPRGPVTATAPDGDPLARRAGRHIWCRVPEDIVKLRAADPALALRWRHAVRDVFLDAFVEGFRATGMSRDGWYTLTRTEEGA from the coding sequence ATGACAGCAGGAGTCACCATCCGTACCGTCCACGACGTCGCCTCCCTCGCGGCCGTGGCCGACTACTTCAGCGACGTCTGGCACACGCCCCGCACCGCCCCGCCCTACCCGGCCGAGGTCCTGCACAGCCTGGTCCACGCCGGCGGCGCGGTGCACGGCGCGTACGACGGGCAGCGGCTCGCGGGCGCCTGCGTCGCCGTCCTCGGCGCCGACCGCGGCACGTACTCGCTGGTGGCCGCCGCCGACCGGGGCCTCGGGCACGCCGTGAAGCTGGCCCAGCGCGACTGGGCCCTCGGCCTCGGCGCCCGCACCATGCGCTGGACCTTCGACCCGCTGGTCGGCCGCAACGCCCGCTTCAACCTGGTCAAGCTGGGCGCCACCGGCACGGAGTACCTGGTTGACTTCTACGGCCCCATGACCGACGGCGTGAACGACGGCGACGAGAGCGACCGGCTGACGGTCACGTGGCAGCTGACCGCGCCGCCGGCGGCGTACGGCAGCGAACCCCGCGGACCGGTCACCGCCACCGCCCCCGACGGCGACCCCCTCGCCCGGCGCGCCGGCCGGCACATCTGGTGCCGGGTGCCCGAGGACATCGTCAAGCTGCGCGCCGCCGACCCCGCGCTGGCGCTGCGCTGGCGGCACGCGGTGCGCGACGTCTTCCTGGACGCCTTCGTGGAGGGGTTCCGGGCCACCGGGATGTCCCGCGACGGCTGGTACACGCTCACCCGGACGGAGGAGGGCGCATGA
- a CDS encoding glycine betaine ABC transporter substrate-binding protein yields MRRGTCLALAGLLLASGCGLTSGSPMVDAVRPGTIGRGEPLKGARLTVTSKEFTEQLILGAIMGIAFQAAGADVLDRTGIQGSIGSREAVKKGDADAQFEYTGTGWITYLGNSRPIPDPHKQWEAVRDADVRNGLTWLPPARLDNTYALAMNQAGFKRYGTRTLSQVAALAKKDPGAVTLCVESEFANRADGLPGLEKAYGMSVPARNVTQMDTGIIYTQVAKGKCAYGEVFTTDGRIKSMNLVVMADDRKFFPDYNAAPVINTRVLKKWPAIASVIGPVTEKLDNSVAQTLNGKVDVDGQDPHQVALDWMKREGFVK; encoded by the coding sequence ATGAGACGCGGCACCTGCCTGGCCCTGGCAGGGCTGCTGCTGGCGTCCGGGTGCGGGCTGACCAGCGGCTCCCCCATGGTCGACGCCGTGCGGCCCGGCACGATCGGGCGGGGCGAGCCGCTCAAGGGAGCCCGTCTCACCGTCACCTCCAAGGAGTTCACCGAGCAGCTGATCCTCGGCGCGATCATGGGGATCGCCTTCCAGGCGGCCGGCGCGGACGTGCTGGACCGCACGGGCATCCAGGGGTCCATCGGATCGCGGGAGGCGGTGAAGAAGGGCGACGCGGACGCGCAGTTCGAGTACACGGGCACCGGCTGGATCACCTACCTGGGCAACAGCAGGCCGATCCCCGACCCGCACAAGCAGTGGGAGGCGGTACGCGACGCCGACGTACGCAACGGGCTGACCTGGCTGCCGCCCGCCCGGCTGGACAACACCTACGCCCTGGCCATGAACCAGGCCGGCTTCAAGAGGTACGGCACCCGGACGCTGTCCCAGGTGGCCGCGCTGGCCAAAAAGGACCCGGGCGCCGTCACCCTGTGCGTGGAGAGCGAGTTCGCCAACCGGGCCGACGGACTGCCCGGCCTGGAGAAGGCGTACGGGATGAGCGTGCCGGCGCGGAACGTCACGCAGATGGACACCGGGATCATCTACACGCAGGTCGCCAAGGGGAAGTGCGCCTACGGGGAGGTGTTCACCACCGACGGGCGCATCAAGTCGATGAATCTGGTGGTGATGGCGGACGACCGGAAGTTCTTCCCCGACTACAACGCGGCGCCCGTGATCAACACCAGGGTCCTGAAGAAATGGCCGGCCATCGCGAGCGTCATCGGGCCCGTCACCGAGAAGCTGGACAACTCGGTGGCGCAGACGCTGAACGGCAAGGTGGACGTGGACGGGCAGGATCCGCATCAGGTGGCGCTGGACTGGATGAAGCGGGAGGGGTTCGTGAAGTAG
- a CDS encoding S16 family serine protease, whose translation MLSRLTRPQAVAVCALPVVALLATAAFAPLPFSVAQPGMTANVLGENRGTQVITVSGAAARKTSGQLRMVTIEATGPDATVTLGDVAGNWFRTDRAVMPRDAVYPSGNTVKEIQQHNQAQMRQSQDAATQAALKYLGLSAGKVKVTLTLADVGGPSAGLLFTLGIIDKLHGDGSGGDLTGGRTIAGTGTIDASGTVGAVGGVALKTQAARRDGATVFLLPQAECAEARAELPKGLRLVPVTTLKGAVNSLVALEKGKGPVPSC comes from the coding sequence GTGCTCTCACGTCTCACGCGTCCCCAGGCCGTAGCCGTCTGCGCCCTCCCCGTCGTGGCCCTGCTGGCCACGGCGGCGTTCGCGCCGCTGCCGTTCTCGGTGGCCCAGCCCGGGATGACGGCGAACGTGCTCGGGGAGAACAGGGGCACCCAGGTGATCACCGTCTCCGGTGCGGCGGCCCGGAAGACCAGCGGGCAGCTGCGGATGGTCACGATCGAGGCCACCGGGCCGGACGCCACGGTGACCCTCGGTGACGTGGCCGGCAACTGGTTCCGCACCGACCGGGCCGTCATGCCGCGTGATGCCGTCTACCCGAGCGGCAACACCGTCAAGGAGATCCAGCAGCACAACCAGGCGCAGATGCGGCAGTCCCAGGACGCGGCGACCCAGGCGGCGCTGAAGTACCTCGGGCTGAGCGCGGGCAAGGTCAAGGTCACGCTGACGCTCGCCGACGTGGGCGGGCCGAGCGCGGGTCTGCTGTTCACGCTGGGGATCATCGACAAGCTGCACGGCGACGGCAGCGGCGGCGACCTCACGGGCGGCCGCACCATCGCCGGTACCGGCACGATCGACGCCTCCGGCACGGTCGGCGCGGTCGGCGGGGTGGCCCTGAAGACCCAGGCCGCCCGGCGCGACGGGGCGACCGTCTTCCTGCTGCCACAGGCCGAGTGCGCCGAGGCCAGGGCGGAACTGCCCAAGGGGCTGCGCCTGGTACCGGTCACCACACTGAAGGGTGCGGTGAACTCCCTGGTGGCCCTGGAGAAGGGGAAGGGTCCGGTGCCGAGCTGTTAG
- the dapE gene encoding succinyl-diaminopimelate desuccinylase, with product MTRLDLFADVVSLTRALVDLPSESGRETEIADAVHAALRALPHLTVDRVGNSVVARTNLGRSERALIAGHLDTVPAAGNLPSRLADGRVHGLGACDMKGGVAVALRLAATVPAPVRDVTYVFYECEEVEGDRNGLARIGAERPELLADAGLAILMEPSDAGVEAGCQGILTADIVVKGARAHTARAWQGVNAAHRAGRVLWRLDEHRSQRVVVDGLEYREGLSAVAVRAGVAGNVVPDECVVTVNCRFAPTRSPKEAEAYVRSLFPGYEVRVTEVVAGALPHLGRIGGLVSALGAEPRPKLGWTDVARFAALGVPALNYGPGDPSLAHTAGEYVPVEHLARCESRLSAWLS from the coding sequence ATGACCCGCCTCGACCTCTTTGCCGACGTCGTCTCCCTCACCCGTGCCCTCGTCGACCTGCCCTCCGAGAGCGGGCGGGAGACGGAGATCGCGGATGCCGTCCATGCCGCCCTGCGCGCGCTTCCCCACCTCACCGTCGACCGGGTCGGCAACTCCGTCGTCGCCCGCACCAACCTCGGCCGGTCCGAACGCGCCCTGATCGCCGGGCACCTGGACACCGTCCCGGCCGCCGGGAATCTGCCCTCCCGGCTCGCCGACGGCCGTGTGCACGGGCTCGGCGCCTGCGACATGAAGGGCGGGGTCGCCGTCGCCCTGCGGCTCGCCGCCACCGTGCCCGCGCCCGTCCGCGATGTCACCTACGTCTTCTACGAGTGCGAGGAGGTCGAGGGCGACCGGAACGGGCTCGCCCGCATCGGCGCCGAGCGTCCCGAACTGCTCGCCGACGCCGGCCTGGCGATCCTCATGGAGCCCTCCGACGCGGGCGTGGAGGCCGGCTGCCAGGGCATCCTCACCGCCGACATCGTGGTCAAGGGCGCCCGCGCGCACACCGCCCGCGCCTGGCAGGGCGTCAACGCCGCCCACAGGGCGGGCCGGGTGCTGTGGCGGCTCGACGAGCACCGGTCGCAGCGGGTCGTCGTCGACGGCCTCGAGTACCGGGAGGGGCTCAGCGCCGTCGCCGTACGGGCCGGGGTCGCCGGGAACGTCGTACCCGACGAGTGCGTCGTCACCGTCAACTGCCGCTTCGCGCCCACCCGTTCGCCCAAGGAGGCGGAGGCCTACGTGCGCTCCCTCTTCCCCGGGTACGAGGTCCGGGTCACCGAGGTCGTCGCGGGAGCCCTGCCGCATCTGGGCCGGATCGGCGGGCTCGTCTCCGCGCTCGGTGCCGAGCCCCGGCCCAAGCTCGGCTGGACCGATGTCGCCCGGTTCGCCGCGCTGGGCGTGCCCGCGCTCAACTACGGCCCCGGGGACCCCTCCCTCGCCCACACGGCGGGGGAGTACGTCCCCGTCGAGCACCTCGCGCGGTGCGAGAGCCGGCTCAGTGCGTGGCTGAGCTGA
- a CDS encoding PucR family transcriptional regulator, with amino-acid sequence MDACTLGDLMDVAGGPALRLHTAPAGRAVPVTEAVLYDGRTPLPRLPGALLLAVGVPAAEAGPLLRAAARAGLTGVVVRGADGPVAEAEAHRVALLSVAEDAAWHRVHLLLASAIAAQPTATAADGGLGDLFALADAIATATGGATAVEDPRQRILAYSTVPGQPVDEDRRQGILGRQVPASAENTEQYRRLFAADRPLRLPALSEGDLPRLAMPVRAGGETLGSVWVIDGGSLAPDAEDTLAQGASTAALLLLRARAARELARHRGGELLRRLLDGTAADPATAAERLGVAGPARVAAFVLDSAASVPDAERTALRLLDVVRLQCEARYGRHAGVLVDGVVYAVLPGSGERHGKLAEDIVARAGQALRVPVRAALGEVVPDAAGLAHSRADADLVLRVLDAELPVATVDEVRARVALLRLAEVMGERRELSAGAWRRVLAYDAEHGTEYARTLVCWFDAGCDMAGAAKLLAVHPNTCRYRLRQLQQHAGVDLDDPDERLVLWLQLRVLAGLSSATH; translated from the coding sequence ATGGACGCCTGCACTCTCGGTGACCTCATGGACGTCGCCGGCGGCCCGGCCCTGCGCCTGCACACGGCCCCCGCCGGGCGGGCCGTACCGGTCACCGAGGCGGTGCTGTACGACGGCCGCACCCCGCTGCCCCGGCTGCCGGGCGCGCTGCTGCTGGCGGTCGGCGTGCCCGCGGCCGAGGCCGGTCCGCTGCTGCGGGCGGCGGCCCGGGCCGGGCTGACCGGGGTGGTGGTGCGGGGCGCGGACGGCCCGGTCGCCGAGGCGGAGGCGCACCGAGTGGCGCTGCTGTCCGTCGCCGAGGACGCCGCCTGGCACCGTGTGCACCTGCTGCTGGCCTCGGCCATCGCCGCACAGCCCACCGCCACGGCCGCCGACGGCGGGCTCGGCGACCTGTTCGCGCTGGCCGACGCGATCGCGACGGCGACCGGCGGGGCCACGGCCGTCGAGGACCCCCGGCAGCGGATCCTCGCCTACTCCACCGTCCCCGGTCAGCCGGTGGACGAGGACCGCCGGCAGGGCATCCTCGGCCGCCAGGTGCCGGCCAGCGCGGAGAACACCGAGCAGTACCGCCGGCTCTTCGCCGCCGACCGCCCGCTCCGGCTGCCCGCGCTGTCCGAGGGGGACCTGCCCCGCCTGGCGATGCCGGTGCGGGCCGGCGGCGAGACGCTCGGCTCGGTGTGGGTGATCGACGGCGGCTCGCTCGCCCCGGACGCCGAGGACACCCTCGCCCAGGGCGCCTCCACGGCCGCCCTGCTCCTGCTGCGGGCACGCGCGGCCCGGGAACTGGCCCGGCACCGGGGCGGCGAGCTGCTGCGCCGCCTGCTGGACGGCACGGCGGCGGATCCGGCGACGGCCGCCGAACGCCTGGGAGTCGCGGGGCCCGCCCGGGTGGCGGCCTTCGTGCTGGACTCCGCCGCGAGCGTCCCGGACGCCGAGCGCACGGCGCTGCGCCTGCTGGACGTCGTACGGCTGCAGTGCGAGGCGCGTTACGGGCGGCACGCGGGCGTGCTGGTGGACGGGGTGGTGTACGCGGTGCTGCCCGGCTCCGGAGAACGGCACGGGAAGCTGGCCGAGGACATCGTGGCGCGGGCCGGGCAGGCGCTGCGGGTGCCGGTGCGGGCGGCACTCGGCGAGGTCGTGCCGGACGCGGCGGGGCTCGCTCACTCGCGGGCGGACGCGGATCTGGTGCTGCGGGTGCTGGACGCGGAGCTGCCGGTGGCCACGGTGGACGAGGTCAGGGCGCGCGTCGCCCTGCTACGGCTGGCCGAAGTGATGGGCGAGCGGCGGGAGTTGAGCGCGGGCGCGTGGCGGCGGGTGCTGGCGTACGACGCGGAGCACGGCACGGAGTACGCCCGCACGCTGGTCTGCTGGTTCGACGCGGGCTGCGACATGGCGGGCGCGGCGAAACTCCTCGCCGTACACCCCAACACCTGCCGCTACCGCCTCCGGCAGCTCCAGCAGCACGCCGGGGTCGACCTGGACGACCCCGACGAACGGCTGGTGCTGTGGCTCCAGTTGCGGGTGCTGGCCGGCCTCAGCTCAGCCACGCACTGA
- a CDS encoding DEAD/DEAH box helicase: MTTTAASSAHSHHLSPAFPGRAPWGTASKLRAWQQGAMERYIQEQPRDFLAVATPGAGKTTFALTLASWLLHHHVVQQVTVVAPTEHLKKQWAEAAGRIGIKLDPEYSAGPLGREYDGVAVTYAGVGVRPMLHRNRVEQRKTLVILDEIHHAGDSKSWGEACLEAFEPATRRLALTGTPFRSDTNPIPFVTYEEDNAGIRRSAADYTYGYGSALSDGVVRPVIFLSYSGNMRWRTKAGDEIAARLGEPMTKDAISQAWRTALDPRGDWMPSVLRAADQRLTEVRKAIPDAGALVIASDQDSARAYAKLIREITGTRATLVLSDDAGASKRIDEFSAGDDRWMVAVRMVSEGVDVPRLAVGVYATTISTPLFFAQAVGRFVRSRRRGETASVFLPTVPDLLTFANEMEKERDHALDKPKKEGEEDPYAESEKEMEEANKQQDEDTGEQDMLPFEALESDAVFDRVLYDGAEFGMQAHPGSEEEQDYLGIPGLLEPEQVQLLLQKRQARQIAHSRKKPDSEADLLEMPAERRPVVTHKEMMELRKQLNTMVSAYVHQSGKPHGVIHTELRRVCGGPPSAEATAGQLRQRIAKVQEWATRMR, translated from the coding sequence GTGACTACCACCGCCGCTTCCTCCGCTCACTCCCACCACCTGTCGCCCGCCTTCCCGGGCCGCGCGCCCTGGGGTACCGCCAGCAAGCTGCGTGCCTGGCAGCAGGGGGCGATGGAGAGGTACATCCAGGAGCAGCCGCGTGACTTCCTCGCGGTCGCCACGCCCGGCGCCGGCAAGACGACCTTCGCGCTGACGCTCGCCTCCTGGCTGCTGCACCACCACGTCGTGCAGCAGGTGACCGTGGTCGCGCCGACCGAGCACCTGAAGAAGCAGTGGGCCGAGGCGGCCGGAAGGATAGGGATCAAGCTCGATCCCGAGTACAGCGCGGGGCCCCTCGGCCGGGAGTACGACGGCGTCGCCGTCACCTACGCCGGTGTCGGCGTACGCCCCATGCTGCACCGCAACCGGGTCGAGCAGCGCAAGACGCTCGTCATCCTCGACGAGATCCACCACGCCGGTGACTCCAAGTCCTGGGGCGAGGCCTGCCTTGAGGCGTTCGAGCCCGCCACCCGCCGGCTGGCGCTGACCGGCACGCCGTTCCGGTCCGACACCAACCCCATCCCCTTCGTGACGTACGAGGAGGACAACGCCGGCATCCGGCGGTCCGCCGCCGACTACACCTACGGGTACGGGTCCGCCCTGTCGGACGGGGTCGTCCGGCCGGTCATCTTCCTCTCCTACAGCGGCAACATGCGCTGGCGCACCAAGGCCGGTGACGAGATCGCCGCCCGGCTCGGCGAGCCGATGACCAAGGACGCGATCAGCCAGGCCTGGCGTACGGCGCTCGACCCGCGCGGCGACTGGATGCCCAGCGTGCTGCGCGCCGCCGACCAGCGGCTGACCGAGGTCCGCAAGGCCATCCCGGACGCCGGTGCCCTCGTCATCGCCTCCGACCAGGACTCCGCCCGCGCCTACGCCAAGCTCATCCGGGAGATCACGGGTACGAGGGCGACGCTCGTGCTGTCCGACGACGCCGGCGCCTCGAAGAGGATCGACGAGTTCAGCGCCGGCGACGACCGGTGGATGGTCGCCGTGCGGATGGTGTCCGAGGGCGTCGACGTACCCCGGCTCGCGGTCGGCGTGTACGCGACGACGATCTCGACCCCCCTCTTCTTCGCACAGGCCGTCGGGCGATTCGTACGGTCCCGGCGGCGCGGCGAGACCGCGTCCGTGTTCCTGCCGACCGTGCCCGACCTGCTCACCTTCGCCAACGAGATGGAGAAGGAACGGGACCACGCCCTCGACAAGCCGAAGAAGGAGGGCGAGGAGGACCCGTACGCCGAATCCGAGAAGGAGATGGAGGAGGCGAACAAGCAGCAGGACGAGGACACCGGCGAGCAGGACATGCTGCCCTTCGAGGCGCTGGAGTCCGACGCCGTCTTCGACCGGGTGCTCTACGACGGCGCCGAGTTCGGTATGCAGGCGCACCCGGGGAGCGAGGAGGAGCAGGACTACCTCGGCATTCCGGGGCTGCTGGAGCCCGAGCAGGTCCAGTTGCTGCTGCAGAAGCGGCAGGCCCGGCAGATCGCGCACAGCCGGAAGAAACCGGACAGCGAGGCCGACCTGCTGGAGATGCCGGCCGAGCGGCGGCCGGTGGTCACGCACAAGGAGATGATGGAGCTGCGCAAGCAGCTCAACACGATGGTCAGCGCGTACGTCCACCAGAGCGGCAAGCCGCACGGGGTCATCCACACCGAGCTGCGGCGGGTGTGCGGGGGGCCGCCGAGCGCGGAGGCCACGGCGGGGCAGCTGCGGCAGCGGATCGCCAAGGTGCAGGAGTGGGCGACCCGGATGCGGTGA
- a CDS encoding amino acid permease encodes MDTVGTRPEARAEGTPTRRLTRRQPVQRLVGEAAGSPLRRTMGVAQLTLLSVGATLGTGIFVVLGQAVPEAGPAVVVSFVVAGVTALFSALSYAELAGLIPGSGSSYSYAYATLGELVAWVCGWCLILEYGVSVAAVAVGWGQYVNELLQLTFGITLPDSLSAPPGAGGTLNIPAALIVVLAMVVLLRGAKESAVANTIMVGVKIAALVLFCAVAFTAFRAGNFHPLFPLGAAGMSAGAASLFFSYIGFDAASTAGEEARDPQRDLPRAIILSLVLVTALYVLVAVAALGAMPWKQFAGTEATLSEVLVRAVGGGSLWPILLSVGAVVATTSVVLTVQYGQIRILFAMARDGLVPPLFARVHPRTGVPRANTLIVSGFIAVLAALVPLGSLADATSIGTLFAFMLVNLAVVLLRRRSPDLPRSFRVPFSPVTPLLGVGFCVYMLGSLGADTWIAFGAWMAAGLVVYGLYGIRHSKLNRATQEDPA; translated from the coding sequence GTGGACACAGTAGGTACCCGGCCGGAGGCCAGAGCAGAGGGAACACCCACACGTCGGCTCACCCGCCGCCAGCCGGTGCAACGCCTCGTCGGGGAGGCCGCCGGCAGCCCGCTCAGGCGGACCATGGGCGTGGCCCAGCTGACGCTGCTCAGCGTGGGTGCCACCCTCGGCACCGGCATCTTCGTGGTGCTCGGGCAGGCCGTGCCGGAGGCGGGACCCGCGGTCGTCGTCTCCTTCGTCGTCGCCGGCGTCACCGCCCTGTTCTCGGCGCTGTCGTACGCCGAACTGGCCGGCCTGATCCCCGGCTCGGGATCCTCCTACAGCTACGCCTACGCCACCCTCGGCGAGCTGGTCGCCTGGGTGTGCGGCTGGTGCCTGATCCTGGAGTACGGGGTGTCGGTCGCCGCCGTCGCCGTGGGGTGGGGGCAGTACGTCAACGAGTTGCTCCAGCTCACCTTCGGGATCACCCTCCCCGACTCGCTCAGCGCCCCGCCCGGCGCCGGCGGCACCCTGAACATCCCGGCCGCCCTCATCGTCGTACTCGCCATGGTCGTCCTGCTGCGCGGGGCCAAGGAGAGCGCCGTCGCCAACACCATCATGGTCGGCGTCAAGATCGCCGCCCTCGTGCTGTTCTGCGCCGTCGCCTTCACCGCCTTCCGCGCCGGGAACTTCCACCCCCTCTTCCCGCTCGGCGCCGCCGGCATGAGCGCGGGCGCGGCCTCGCTCTTCTTCTCCTACATCGGGTTCGACGCCGCCTCCACCGCAGGTGAGGAGGCACGCGACCCCCAAAGGGACCTGCCGCGCGCCATCATCCTGTCCCTCGTCCTGGTCACCGCCCTGTACGTGCTCGTCGCCGTCGCCGCGCTCGGCGCCATGCCGTGGAAGCAGTTCGCGGGCACCGAGGCCACGCTCAGCGAGGTGCTCGTACGGGCCGTCGGGGGCGGGAGCCTGTGGCCGATCCTGCTGTCCGTCGGCGCCGTCGTCGCCACCACCAGCGTGGTGCTCACCGTGCAGTACGGGCAGATCCGCATCCTCTTCGCCATGGCCCGGGACGGGCTTGTGCCGCCACTGTTCGCCAGGGTCCACCCGCGCACCGGCGTGCCCCGCGCCAACACCCTGATCGTGTCCGGCTTCATCGCCGTCCTCGCCGCCCTGGTCCCGCTCGGCAGCCTCGCCGACGCCACCAGCATCGGCACCCTGTTCGCGTTCATGCTGGTCAACCTGGCCGTCGTACTGCTGCGCCGGCGCAGCCCCGACCTCCCGCGCTCCTTCCGGGTGCCGTTCTCGCCCGTCACGCCCCTGCTCGGCGTCGGCTTCTGCGTCTACATGCTGGGCAGCCTTGGCGCCGACACCTGGATCGCGTTCGGGGCATGGATGGCGGCCGGGCTGGTCGTCTACGGCCTCTACGGCATCCGGCACTCCAAGCTCAACCGCGCCACCCAGGAAGATCCCGCATGA
- a CDS encoding IclR family transcriptional regulator, giving the protein MTAETSQTLDRGLRVLKLLADTDHGLTVTELSTKLGVNRTVVYRLLATLEQHALVRRDLGGRARVGLGVLRLGRQVHPLVREAALPALRSLAEDIGATAHLTLVDGTEALAVAVVEPTWTDYHVAYRAGFRHPLDRGAAGKAILAARLSPSADPGYTLTHGELEAGASGAAAPLVGVTGVEGSVGVVMLADSVPERVGPRVVEAAKEVAEALR; this is encoded by the coding sequence GTGACCGCGGAGACCTCTCAGACGCTCGACCGGGGACTGCGTGTCCTCAAGCTGCTGGCCGACACCGACCACGGGCTGACCGTCACCGAGTTGTCCACGAAACTGGGCGTGAACCGTACCGTCGTGTACCGGTTGCTCGCCACGCTGGAACAACACGCCCTCGTGCGGCGTGACTTGGGCGGGCGAGCCCGGGTCGGGCTCGGGGTGCTGCGGCTCGGCCGGCAGGTGCATCCGCTGGTACGGGAGGCCGCGTTGCCCGCGCTGCGGTCGCTCGCCGAGGACATCGGGGCGACGGCGCATCTGACGCTGGTGGACGGGACGGAGGCGCTGGCCGTCGCCGTGGTCGAACCGACGTGGACCGACTACCACGTGGCGTACCGGGCCGGTTTCCGGCATCCCCTGGACCGGGGAGCCGCGGGCAAGGCCATCCTGGCGGCCCGGCTGTCGCCCTCCGCGGACCCCGGGTACACCCTCACGCACGGCGAACTGGAGGCCGGGGCCAGCGGGGCCGCGGCGCCGCTGGTCGGGGTCACCGGGGTCGAGGGCAGCGTGGGTGTGGTGATGCTGGCGGACTCCGTACCGGAACGGGTGGGACCGAGGGTGGTGGAAGCGGCGAAGGAGGTCGCCGAAGCGCTGCGCTGA
- the menC gene encoding o-succinylbenzoate synthase, with protein sequence MKLERVEIVHVAIPLVTPFRTSFGTMTAKDTFLLHVVTDCAEGWSEFAADPEPLYCPEFVAGAEIVLRDFLIPRAAALGEVTVAALAPALAKIKGHELAKAALETAVLDAELRSYGMPLATYLGAVRDRVPAGVSVGIRNSVAELLDEVERHLAEGYLRIKLKIEPGWDVAPVRAVRERFGSDLPLQVDANTAYTLADTEHLRRLDDFGLLLIEEPLEENNLHAHARLQRRLRTPVCLDESLHHARDTAAAIAMDACRVVNVKPARVGGYLEARRVHDVAHAHGVPVWCGGMLETGVGRAPNLALAALPGFTLPGDTSASARYFAEDITEPFVLVDGHLPVPVTPGIGIEPLPQALRRFTRGRRDLYAA encoded by the coding sequence ATGAAGCTCGAACGCGTCGAGATCGTGCACGTGGCGATCCCGCTGGTCACTCCCTTCCGTACGTCCTTCGGGACGATGACGGCGAAGGACACCTTCCTCCTGCACGTCGTCACGGACTGCGCCGAGGGCTGGTCGGAGTTCGCCGCCGACCCCGAACCGCTGTACTGCCCGGAGTTCGTCGCCGGCGCCGAGATCGTGCTGCGCGACTTCCTGATCCCGCGCGCGGCAGCGCTGGGGGAGGTCACGGTCGCCGCCCTCGCCCCGGCCCTGGCGAAGATCAAGGGGCACGAGCTGGCGAAGGCGGCCCTGGAGACGGCGGTCCTGGACGCGGAGCTGCGGTCGTACGGCATGCCGCTCGCGACCTATCTGGGCGCGGTACGGGACCGGGTGCCCGCCGGGGTGTCGGTCGGCATCAGGAACTCGGTGGCCGAGCTGCTGGACGAGGTCGAGCGCCATCTCGCCGAGGGGTACCTCCGCATCAAGCTGAAGATCGAGCCCGGCTGGGACGTGGCGCCGGTACGGGCTGTCCGCGAGCGCTTCGGTTCCGACCTCCCGCTCCAGGTCGACGCCAACACCGCCTACACCCTCGCGGACACCGAACACCTGCGCCGCCTCGACGACTTCGGGCTGCTGCTGATCGAGGAGCCGCTGGAGGAGAACAACCTGCACGCCCACGCCCGGCTGCAGCGGCGGCTGCGTACACCGGTCTGCCTGGACGAGTCCCTGCACCACGCCCGGGACACCGCCGCCGCGATCGCGATGGACGCCTGCCGGGTGGTCAACGTCAAGCCCGCCCGGGTCGGCGGCTACCTGGAGGCCCGCCGGGTCCACGACGTGGCCCATGCGCACGGGGTCCCGGTGTGGTGCGGCGGCATGCTGGAGACGGGCGTCGGCCGCGCCCCCAACCTCGCCCTGGCCGCCCTCCCCGGCTTCACCCTCCCCGGGGACACCTCCGCCTCCGCCCGCTACTTCGCCGAGGACATCACCGAGCCGTTCGTCCTGGTGGACGGCCACCTCCCGGTCCCGGTCACCCCCGGAATCGGCATCGAGCCCCTGCCGCAGGCCCTGCGCCGGTTCACCCGGGGGCGACGGGACCTGTACGCGGCATAA